Proteins encoded by one window of Deltaproteobacteria bacterium:
- a CDS encoding aspartyl/glutamyl-tRNA amidotransferase subunit C, with translation RDDVVEPFGDREALLANAPDRHNDCFRVPRIIED, from the coding sequence CGCGACGACGTGGTGGAGCCGTTCGGGGACAGGGAGGCGCTCCTCGCGAACGCCCCCGACCGGCACAACGACTGTTTCCGCGTCCCGCGGATCATCGAAGATTAG